The Neomonachus schauinslandi chromosome 4, ASM220157v2, whole genome shotgun sequence genome includes a region encoding these proteins:
- the TMEM74 gene encoding transmembrane protein 74 yields MELHYLEKRSSQAVLCDAVDWHSGGLPGDQADAAAIKAALCCQRHCMSMPRAAEMEGSKLSPSPASPSSSLQDTVIQTDSLPPGPLNSGNNQILAGRKVCNCCSQELETSFTCVDENVNLEQRNQCSPLAKGSNHLGDLGWGNPNEWSHEAAISLISEDEDDVSSEATSSGKSVDYGFISAILFLVTGILLVIISYIVPREVTVDPNTVAAREMERLERESARLGAHLDRCVIAGLCLLTLGGVVLSCLLMMSMWKGELYRRNRFASSKESAKLYGSFNFRMKTCTNENTLELSLVEEDALDGQS; encoded by the coding sequence ATGGAGCTCCACTACCTTGAGAAGAGGAGCAGCCAGGCAGTCCTGTGTGATGCTGTGGACTGGCATtcaggagggcttcctggtgACCAGGCAGATGCGGCAGCCATCAAAGCTGCTCTCTGCTGCCAGAGACACTGTATGTCGATGCCAAGAGCAGCTGAGATGGAAGGGTCCAAACTTAGCCCTTCTCCAgcatccccctcctcctctctgcaagACACTGTCATTCAGACAGACTCCTTGCCACCAGGGCCTCTCAACTCAGGGAACAACCAAATACTGGCAGGACGGAAAGTCTGCAACTGCTGCAGCCAGGAATTAGAAACTTCTTTTACCTGTGTGGATGAAAATGTCAACTTAGAGCAAAGGAACCAGTGCTCCCCTCTAGCAAAAGGGAGCAATCATCTGGGAGACCTTGGCTGGGGAAATCCAAATGAGTGGTCTCATGAGGCTGCCATATCCTTGATAtctgaagatgaagatgatgtaAGTTCGGAAGCCACATCTTCAGGGAAGTCAGTAGACTATGGGTTCATCAGTGCCATCTTGTTCTTGGTCACTGGCATCTTGCTGGTGATCATCTCCTACATTGTCCCACGGGAAGTGACTGTGGATCCCAACACCGTGGCGGCCCGGGAGATGGAACGCTTGGAGAGGGAGAGCGCAAGGTTGGGGGCTCACCTGGACCGCTGTGTGATTGCAGGACTCTGCCTGCTCACACTTGGGGGGGTCGTTTTGTCCTGTTTGCTAATGATGTCTATGTGGAAAGGGGAGCTATATCGTCGCAACAGGTTTGCCTCTTCCAAAGAGTCTGCAAAACTCTATGGTTCTTTCAACTTCAGGATGAAGACCTGCACTAATGAAAATACCCTGGAACTGTCCTTGGTAGAGGAAGATGCTCTTGATGGACAGAGTTAA